The proteins below are encoded in one region of Antennarius striatus isolate MH-2024 chromosome 7, ASM4005453v1, whole genome shotgun sequence:
- the rp2 gene encoding protein XRP2 produces the protein MGCFFSKKSKRKSSGKEDLTPTTTTVETTTSNAVPLGNNTEEAPKQYSWDKREKVDPKDYMLTGLKDVTVGRLPGKLNGQQFVIQECENCNIYVLDHSATITIDDCVNCRIVLGPVKGSVFFRDCKDIKCVVACQQFRTRDCKKMDVFLCCATQPIIESSTGMKFGCYQYYYAELGFHFKDAGLSIFNNNWSNIHDFTPVSGENNWSLLPETSAVQDFVPVPDAESEFKSVRISTDPSRSIVPLTKGGRRKDSEESCLFVFFAGEYATANARKMIDEAIAKGFVLIQTKHVSMRPEEAKRVFQNDAEDLVELIKKGPVTALELNGDGVVEACKNIANEMFSGTKIFVSDNKNTSSRDVDNFFNFADMQMGL, from the exons ATGGGGTGTTTCTTTTCgaaaaaatccaaaagaaagTCATCCGGAAAAGAGGATCTTACACCGACGACCACGACTGTCGAAACTACGACAAGCAACGCGGTTCCCCTTGGCAACAACACAGAGGAGGCACCAAAACAGTACAGCTGGGATAAAAGAGAAAAG GTCGATCCTAAAGATTACATGCTGACTGGGCTCAAAGATGTCACCGTGGGTCGTCTGCCTGGAAAGCTGAACGGACAACAGTTTGTCATCCAAGAGTGTGAGAACTGCAACATCTACGTGTTGGACCACTCAGCGACTATCACCATCGACGACTGTGTCAACTGCCGTATTGTTCTGGGACCTGTCAAGGGAAGCGTCTTCTTCAGAGACTGCAAAGACATCAAGTGTGTGGTTGCTTGTCAGCAGTTTCGCACGCGGGACTGTAAAAAGATGGATGTCTTCTTATGTTGTGCCACTCAGCCCATCATCGAGTCGTCTACAGGTATGAAGTTTGGCTGCTATCAGTACTACTACGCTGAGCTGGGCTTCCACTTTAAGGACGCAGGGCTCAGCATATTCAACAACAACTGGAGCAACATCCACGACTTCACACCCGTGTCTGGAGAGAACAACTGGAGCCTGCTGCCAGAGACTTCGGCAGTTCAGGATTTTGTGCCGGTCCCAGACGCCGAGTCTGAATTCAAATCTGTGCGAATTTCCACCGACCCCTCACGCAGCATTGTGCCTTTGACAAAGGGAGGGAGGCGTAAGGACAGCGAAGAGTCCTGCCTCTTTGTTTTCTTCGCTGGAGAGTACGCCACTGCAAATGCTCGCAAAATGATTGATGAG GCGATTGCTAAAGGTTTTGTGCTGATCCAGACCAAGCATGTCTCAATGCGACCTGAGGAGGCAAAGAGGGTGTTTCAGAATGATGCAGAAGACCTTGTGGAGTTAATTAAAAAAG GTCCTGTCACTGCCCTGGAGCTGAACGGTGACGGAGTCGTGGAGGCCTGCAAGAACATTGCTAATGAAATGTTCAGTGGGACAAAG aTTTTTGTCTCTGATAACAAAAACACATCCTCTCGGGACGTGGACAACTTCTTTAACTTCGCTGACATGCAGATGGGCTTGTGA